TAGCGTTTTATTCAATAGAACACTCTTAGACTCTCTCATGTCttacaaattaaatcaaaaagaaaacatattattttcaaaattctctGAGTTTTCTTCACAAAAATTTGTGGTCCTTGGTATTGAGAAATTGTCCACACATTTCATAGCAATACTcagcatagtgaggaagattgtgtagTTTAAATTGTCAACTGAAGGAGAATctaggtttagatcttgattagACTCTGCAACAGAAATGATCAAGGGTTACGGATTTGAATGGAagaagtcatattattctgctgccatcaatgtaaagttttctacaacttttatttgtttattattatttttaaaaatttatatttatgatGTTAGATTACAGAATTATAATCCAACATGCATGTTAGTAattctagatcctggtaaaataatttctaataataatacctAAATTATATTTCTGGAACTTCCGTAAGTACCTGGCCGTTAAATATCAAGTCATTATCCACGTATCTTTTTCTTGTtgttattggtatatttaaactatttttttaaaaaataaaaatttattgacTTGGACCAATCAAGGATTGTCATGTGGCAATTTACTTAATACTTAAAAGCCAGGAACCTACTTATGTTCCagaattataacttaggtattataaccgccaaaaattaaacttaaatatttatttgtaactGTGAGTTAAGCTTAAGTATTTATACTGTAAATTAATGTAATTAATACTATTGTGACTAGAGaactttttctattttatagagttttatttttaataaatttaattaacaatattaatatgtaattattttatataatttcaatataactatttattaaaataattttttaattatattatattaataataattttttattattataatactaaaaaaaattatattaatacgCGAAAAGCGACTATCTTACTTAAATttgatataaattaaaatttctttatattatacaaaaatataaatatatgtaacataatactataaaatataatacaatCTAGTTAGGCTTAACAAATGATCTATAAAATCTTAAGGATTATATATCCTCTAAATCATTGTGTCCAGCGCCTTATACTTCATCTTTTACAAACTCTAAAAAATTCTAGAGTAAGATGAAACTTTAAAGTACCTccaaaaatcaaatattttatatggAGGGTAGTGTCTAATGCCATTCCTGTAGCCTCTTCCCTTTTTGTTAAGCATGTTATTGATTCTCCCATTTGTCACATCTGTAAGATAAGTCTTGAAACAGTTAACCATGCTCTGCTAGAGTGCTCTAGATCGAGGAAAACTTAGAAATCTTCAATATTTGTGAATCACTACTATAATTACAAATACCTTGATATCGATCAATGAATTTTTAATGTGTATTATAAATATTCAGGATAAGGATTATGTTAgtattttatactattttttgtgggctctttggaataaaaggaataatgatctttataaTCATAGTGTTATTCCAGCTAATAATATCATTGATTGGTGTGTTAATTATTTCTTCAAATATTTGGATGCACAGCAGCACAATCACTACTCAAGTAAATCAGCTCATATGCACACCAGGTCTTTGGTAGCTTCTTCTGAGAGGATACTTTTCAGGTTTTTTACTGATGCTGCCATTGATCATCATAATAGGATACATAGCTTCGGCATTGTTGTTTTGGATGAATTGGATAGAGTTAAAACTGTGATATCCAAGCCTTGTATTGGCAGTGTTTCTGCTGTCATAGCCAAAGCGAAGGCAATTTTTCATGCTGTTCAATGGATTCAACTGCTTCACCTTCTTGTGGATGTGTTAAAAACTGAGTGTAAAACTATAGTAGATAAGCTCAATTCTTGTAATTGGAATGGTAGTCCACGAGATGACGTTTTATTGTATAGAGATTCTAATGAGTTAGCTCATAAAATTGCCAAGTTAAAATTAAGACTAAATAATGAATTGGTTTGAAATAATTACCTTCTATATAACTTGATTGCTCTGTACTCTCACTATTTATTCTAATGAAGTACaagttttctaaaaaaaaaaaatattacaatatagACTCAAACTCAGGACCTCTAACATATACAGACTCTCTTATCTCTTATGGCCACTTGAGTGTGGCTCAAGTGCTTACCAGCGCCCTATACTCTAGCTATATTCTATGgacataactaaaatagataaatcgTAAATATCAACCATTTGATGCTCACAAACTTTATCCATATTAATTACAAATTCTGAATCATTTTTCAATGGGTGATATTCAAACGAGGCCTGAAGTGTGCATTGAGTTCTTCTTTAGAGGGTAATACATCCTTGACCACAGGATGAGCAGCAAAATCATGGCTCCATTTACAGAGCTTAGGAAACTTTGTCTCTATCAACACCTCTATTCCCACAAGCTCTTGTACAGCTGGAATCCATTGGGCTACGAAATTTGCTGCTATGTCCACCATTCCAGTGCTTTCTCCTCCAAAGTATTTGCCTTTCAGCTCTTTCTCTAGAAACTCTAGATTCTCACTTGCTTCATTTAATGTTTCTTTCTGATTTTCTTTTACCCATAATGCTTTCCATACAGTTGGAACGATCtgggaaaataatattcaaCAACAAATTGTTATTTTACAGATTGCACATAACTTGTTCGACGAAAGTTCTagctaaaaaaaatgtaaagatATTACAATGCATGACATATGATAATCACATTATTCATCATCAAAATTATCTTTACTATGAGCAGAAAGTTcaatttcaaaaaagaaaagaaaaaaagagagattatTTTCAAAGAATTAACATTTTACCTTATCATCAATGAAACGAGCCCAAAAACGGGCTTGAGCTCTTTGGTATGGATGTTGAGGCAAGATGGGGTGAGTCTTCCATGTCTCATCAATGTATTCAAGAATGACAAGTGACTCTGCTAAGGACTTTTTATTGTGAACAAAGGTAGGGACTTTTTTGTGAATTGGGTTGTATCTGAGGAGTGAAGCACTCTTGTTCTTCAGATCTTCTTCATAGTATTTGTATTCAACACCTTTGAGTTTCAAAGCAATGTTTATTCTGTTACTAAAAGTGCTTGCCCTAACACCATAAAGCTTCGTTTCTTCTCCCATAATCCTATATATATTCTTACTAAAACACTTGATTTTCTAATCTCTGACTGTGTTTGGTTGGACTCTCTACTCTCTATATTTTTATTGGTTTTGTATCAAATATCATTTTCTCTTGACCACTAAGATCTGTTAGCATATGCTTTTTtctattctttctttttctctttttattatttatttatctataatAAATGTGTGGAAACAATATAAAAGGagctatttgtatttttattaaataaaatatttaaatctaaaaaaaaaaaaaactgtaaatctatatttaaaatagttttcgttatttttgagtttttatgaaaATAGCCCATATGGCAATTCAATTACAATTTTGGTCTTAATTTATGGGTTTATACAATttgagattttatattttgcatttattttcatttaaaccTTGTattttaacaaattaattttttttatcaagaaggAAAATACTTTATTAATCAAGAACAAAACCAATACAAACAATCAAGCAAAGAGCAAAATAGCCCTTAACCGAAGCAAACAAACAGTAAATTACATTTGTATAATCTGTAAAAACCTGCTATCTACTCTATTCAATCTTctattttttacattttgaaCTCTATACCTCACTATACTTTTAATATCAGTAACAATGCGAGTATTCTTATGCGAATATCCCTCAAAAACACACCTATTGCGATTAATCCAAAGATAATAGCAGGTAGCGGCAACAGCTGCTACACTGATTTTTTTCACCCAATTGTCCATGTTCAAAGACAGCCAGCTTATCCAACCTTTAAAATCTGAAGGCCACATGCGATTACCAAGCCAATCGAACACCAACTCAACCACTATGGGAAAGACATCAAGAGAAAAACAAGTGTTCATGAGTTTCAATACAATCCTCACAAACTGGGCGCTTGTTCGACTCCAACAGAATGTGCATTCTAGCCATATTATTCTTTGTCAACAGATGGGAGTTAACCACTTGCCAAAGAACAAATTTGTGCTTTGGTAAGTTAAGAGAACTCCCTATAGTTTTATGGCAATGAAAATTGATTTCGATCAAGCATGCTGTTATATAACAGACCATTTCGGAATTTACTTGTATTCCCAGCTGCCTTTATGTCATCCTCCGTGAATCTCTTCCTCAAGTGACAAAGCTTTCGCCAATACCAACTTGTGTCAGGTTTTAAATCATACAACCAGTAAGACTCTTGTTTTAGGCAAATGGTATTGATCCATTTAACCCATAACAAGTCTTTTTTAATAGAAAGAGCCCAAACAAACTTGGCTAAGTTCACCTGATTCCATTTAGCACCATCCTTGACCCCAAACCTCCATAAGCTTTGGGCAAGAAGATTTTATCCCAAAAAGCAACATGGACTTTGCTTCTGTTACCATTTaaatgttgggaatattttaccaggatctagatttactaacaagtatgtttcattaacatcctaaatatgaattctctaaaacaatgaaaataaacacatagggatttaagaaaaccttacattggttgcagcggaatataatgactccttccgtttaagatctctagcccttgattcctttttgtagcaaagcattatcaagatcaaaacctggatctctttctctccttcaggtttggttaccaccgtcttactcactatgattgagtacttgacttgctatgtgtgggcatggcactcactCACTATCGGCTGAAGtaagaagaacaatgaaggaggtgaattctctatagaaggaactctctcatctaggtttggttgaatagtcaagttgacattaattggatgagtgagagtatcatgttccttttatagtgttcaactagggcttagggttgaattatatggattaaaaaagaacaaaatattgggcaaaattacaTGTTGGTCGTACACTTCAAAaggccaatctctagttacaattttgccactttatttcaaccacttattcttcttttcaataatatcatattttccaattcaaacctataaatgccaaaactatttatttaataattataattaattactaaataaaattgtcatttatgtaatttattaattagaccatacaaagtctcttaattaacaaattgactccaaaacctcttttcttcacaattaagcccttgcttagtgaaaattcataaataagacagtctaattttagaattataattgattaattaaaatcaattaactgagtctgcaagcagtattatctcaactagtgaggggaccatgggcctatataactgatctttcaataagtagatctagaattcaccaagtaaattctcaacttattaattctgccttgctccactatagatttggaattgaatacactctcagctatatagaatgctctatatgtaccaagatatagatacgttatgattatccattgttataatcctaatagtcaaggatcctctatagatgatctacactgaatagggataaatttactgttctaccctttaatgtatttcatccttaaaacacttagcaacctataaatgatacttcggtaaactaatataattactgaaatgaggcctcaatcatttatctctattcagccatgctcgaaggaaatcatcgtttcacttctatgtccagatagaagcaatagattccatatctatgattagcgctcccactcaattgtactctcatgttcccaaaatgtacgtatcacctagaacaaaaagtaggcttaactaacaaatcaaagaacacaaataacactcttgagattgaacctaaccatgtcaggattaagatccatagacctaagatcaaccattgatattgacttagaaagatataacggtaagtttagaatatcttatctaagatcaatatcggtcccttccaatgtatactccatacatctgatactggtaaccttttccaatgccctggaaaggacataacacttatccaaggtgtaagtatacctattgctgattatcatgccagtctaaatccagtgaactgacaaatcagggaattaaacttttgaacatataatcatgattatattccactgtgctaacaacactataatcatgaacaaatacatatgttctggacttaatagaattcatacattaaacaaattatgaaataaatcatgtgaactatgcaacataaaattttttattaattagtaaacctgattatattgaaatggattttatttagggcacaaaaaccAACAATAAACCCCAAAGGAACCCCTACACAACCTCTCAATCTCCTTATTAACACATTGAGGTAACACAAATATGCTCATCTAGTAGTTTCGAAGTCCAAGTAACACAGAGTGAATTAACTGAATTTTTCCAGCAAACGAAAGATGCTTACTTGCCCAATTATGAAGTCTCTAAGTGATCTTCTTGATGATTATGCCACAATCCTCGGCTTTCCACTTAGTTTGTCTCAAGGGAATCCCAAGATATATCATCGGGAAACTGCCTTCAACAAGTTTTAATTCTTCAAGAATGCTGTGTTTATTCAACGGATTGACTCCACCAAGAAAAATTTGAGACATGTCATGATTTATGTGCAACCCTGAAGCCTTACTAAACTCCTCAAGAACCTGTTTTAGAGCTGCTATTGACTGTTGAGAACCATTACTAAAGATGATGAGATCATCCGCAAAGCAAAGATTGATAAGCCTTAGCTTTTTGCAGCGCGGATGAAATCTATAGCTGGAGTTATTGGCAGCAATCTGCAGTAATCTCGCCAGATAGTCCATAACAAGGACAAAGAGTAAAGGAGAAAGAGGATCACCTTGACGCAATCCTTTTTTTACCTTTAAAACTTCCCTGAATTCTTCCATTCATGATTATGGAATAGGAGGTCGAGGTTATGCAAGTCATCAACCATTTAATAAATCTTTGGGGCATATTAAAAGCTACCAGTAAGCTTTCGATGAAATCCCAATTCACCGTGTCATAGGCCTTACTGATATCAATTTTTATAGCACACCGAGGTGAGATATTTTTCCTATTATAGTTCTTCAAATGATCCTGCAAAATCATCACATTATGGGAAATAGATTTACCTTGAACAAAGGCACCTTGattctgattagttatcaaagGAAGAACCTTGGCCAGTCTAGAGCAGAGCAATTTCGACACACACTTGTATAAAGTGGAACAACAAGCTATTAGGCGATAATTAACTGCCTTTGTAGGGTTATCATGCTTAGGAATTAAGGATATCATGGATGAGTGAAGCTCGGATGGCATAACCTGTGATAAAGAAATCAGAGATGGCTTTACAAACATCCTTCCCAATATCAGCCCACATCACTTTGAAGAATCCAGAATTGAATCCATTCGGTCCAAGATATTTTGTGTCAGGGATGCTAAAAAGAACTTTTCTGATTTCATTGTAGGAGAAGGCTTAAGTAAAAGAGCTTGTTGATCCAGATTCAATCTAGAATTCGAATCAAAACACTCCAAATTTATCCTTGCTACAATTTCATTCCTAGTCCCCATAAAGCCTTTGAAATGACTCATGAAGTGATCCACAACTTCAGAGAAGTTATCGATGACAACTCCATGATCATTAGTAAAAGAAGCAATCCCGTTTTCATATTTTCTCTTCTTTATACAAGCATGAAAATATTTTGTGTTATCATCTCCCTTTTGAATCCAATCGATCTTACTTCTCTGTCTAAGGAACTTCTGGTACATTTTATCATAACTGTTAAAATTGGCAGAAGCTACCCTCTTTTGATCCTGAAAATCTGAATCCCTTGGATGAGCTTGAGCCTTCATACGAGCTTCCTGATAAAAATCTTTGGCTTGTTGAAAATTCTTACCAACATCTCCAATAATCTCATTATTGAACTTCTTAAGAACATGCTTCAGTCTCATAAGCTTAAAGTAAATTCCTTTCATACCAGATGCTGCAAGAGGCTTCTCCCAGCTATGTAAAAccatatctttcaaattagaatGGTCAGCCCAAAAATTGTAGAATCAAAGTGGCTTAACCCCTATTTTCATGTCAGCCTTAGTAAAGACAACACAGGAGCAGTGGTCCGAGATAGTTTCCCAACCATAATGAGCAGAAGTATTTCCAAAAGTCTAGAGGAGAGCAGTTTGGACACACATTTTATCTTTGATTGGTTTGCGACTAtataaggaacagtctcctactgatctcCAAGAGATAGAAGATATTAGGGATGTTCGTGGTGCGGGtggtgcgggtggtgcggtttttgaccattttcttaaaccaacccgcacatgcgattttttaatttctcaaaCCGCATCCGCACCACGATACTAAAAAATAGCAGAAACTGTACCGCAAAAAAAAGGTGCGGTGCGGTACGGTTTTTGCGGTTTCTGCAGTTTAGATTATtaccaaataattaaactatcaaaaatacaacaaagcttgagcaacacttgtcaaaaataccataaggcttgaaaataaatatgaaaaaaaacttttaagtttcaacaatacagtaattagtgggctttgggttggacattcacatattagacctaaataaatataaaaattggtatttttataatatgtagtgcggtgcggtttgaaccgcatattaacaatttaaaactataaaatgcaccgcaccgcgcggcttaggaaaaattcaaactacAACCGCACcacaaagaatttcaaaatcgcattttttttgcggtgcgggcagtttgagcggtttgaacgatttgatgaacacccctagaagATATgagaaaaattccttatgcttcaatagttggaagtctaatgtatgatatgttatgcactagaccagaCATTTGCTATGCAGTGGGAATTATGAGAAGGTATTAGTCCAacccaggaaaggaacattggacgACAGTTAAGCATATTCTGAAATATTTAAAGGGGACTAGGAACTATGCGTTAGTCTACAAGAGTGGTTCTTTGAATCCTTTAGGCTATATTGACTCAAATTTGCAAGCTTCCCTTTATGACAAAaagtctacatctgggatggtattCACTCTTGGAGGTGAAGTAGTTGTTTGGAGAAGTGTCAAGCAATCTATAATTTctgactctaccatggaggccgcgtacatagctattgttgaggctgctaaggaactggtctggctgagaaagttcttcacacAGCTTGGTGTTATTCCAAATATGGAAAAACTATTGGTGTTACTTCGTAACAACACCCGTGCAATTGCCAACAGTAAAGAGCCTTGAAGCCACAAGAGGAATAAACACATTGAGAGGAAATACCACATCATAAGGAAATATGTGGAAAGAGGAGACGCGCTGGTAGAAAAAGTTGATACTAAAGATAACCTAGCTGACCCATTCACAAAGACATTGACAG
This region of Cannabis sativa cultivar Pink pepper isolate KNU-18-1 chromosome 7, ASM2916894v1, whole genome shotgun sequence genomic DNA includes:
- the LOC115698010 gene encoding probable glutathione S-transferase, yielding MGEETKLYGVRASTFSNRINIALKLKGVEYKYYEEDLKNKSASLLRYNPIHKKVPTFVHNKKSLAESLVILEYIDETWKTHPILPQHPYQRAQARFWARFIDDKIVPTVWKALWVKENQKETLNEASENLEFLEKELKGKYFGGESTGMVDIAANFVAQWIPAVQELVGIEVLIETKFPKLCKWSHDFAAHPVVKDVLPSKEELNAHFRPRLNITH